In Drosophila santomea strain STO CAGO 1482 chromosome 3L, Prin_Dsan_1.1, whole genome shotgun sequence, a single window of DNA contains:
- the LOC120448862 gene encoding adenosine kinase isoform X2, whose product MTSTLQEGILVGCGNPLLDISAVVPLDFLQKYSMNEDDAILAEDRHMPIYGELVEGYQAEFLAGGSVQNSLRIAQWILRQPRVAVFFGCVGEDRYAGILKEKAQAAGLDVHYQVKRDVPTGTCAVLITGTHRSLCANLAAANNFTIDHLEEPSNKALVDNAQYYYISGFFLTVNPPSIMQVAATAHAKQRPFLMNLSAPFISQFYMAPLLAALPYVDIIFGNEAEAQAFAEAQQWPSGDLREIGKRLVAMEKKNPTRPRIAILTQGCDPVLLIQQDSVQEFPVTKLAAHEIVDTNGAGDAFVGGFLSQFVQGKSLDVCIRCGNYAAGHIIKNPGCTYSGEPEFVE is encoded by the exons ATGACGAGCACGCTACA AGAAGGAATCCTGGTCGGATGCGGCAACCCGCTGCTAGACATCTCCGCCGTTGTTCCCCTGGACTTCCTGCAAAAGTACTCTATGAACGAGGATGATGCGATCCTGGCCGAGGACCGACACATGCCCATTTACGGGGAGCTGGTCGAAGGCTACCAGGCAGAGTTCCTGGCAGGCGGATCCGTGCAAAATTCTCTAAGGATTGCCCAATGGATTCTGCGACAACCCAGGGTGGCAGTGTTCTTCGGCTGTGTCGGCGAGGATAGGTACGCTGGTATCTTGAAGGAGAAGGCGCAAGCCGCCGGACTAGATGTCCACTACCAGGTGAAGAGGGACGTGCCCACGGGCACCTGCGCTGTACTGATCACCGGCACTCACCGATCGCTATGCGCTAATCTGGCGGCGGCCAACAACTTCACCATCGATCACCTGGAGGAGCCCAGCAACAAGGCTCTGGTGGACAACGCCCAGTACTACTACATTTCG GGCTTCTTCCTCACTGTGAACCCGCCAAGCATCATGCAGGTGGCGGCCACCGCCCACGCCAAACAGCGACCGTTCCTAATGAACCTCAGCGCACCATTCATATCGCAATTCTACATGGCACCGCTGCTGGCCGCCCTGCCTTACGTGGACATCATCTTTGGCAACGAGGCAGAGGCTCAGGCCTTCGCCGAGGCCCAGCAGTGGCCCAGCGGGGACCTGCGCGAGATTGGCAAGCGACTGGTGGCGATGGAGAAGAAAAACCCGACGCGGCCGCGCATTGCCATCCTCACGCAGGGCTGCGATCCTGTGCTGCTCATTCAGCAGGATTCGGTGCAGGAGTTCCCGGTCACGAAATTGGCGGCGCATGAGATTGTCGATACCAATGGCGCTGGGGATGCATTCGTTGGAGGTTTCCTCTCGCAGTTTGTGCAGGGCAAGTCGCTGGACGTCTGCATCAGGTGCGGAAACTATGCAGCCGGGCACATCATCAAGAATCCGGGATGCACATACTCTGGCGAACCAGAGTTTGTCGAGTAA
- the LOC120448862 gene encoding adenosine kinase isoform X1: protein MCDRISSNIREGILVGCGNPLLDISAVVPLDFLQKYSMNEDDAILAEDRHMPIYGELVEGYQAEFLAGGSVQNSLRIAQWILRQPRVAVFFGCVGEDRYAGILKEKAQAAGLDVHYQVKRDVPTGTCAVLITGTHRSLCANLAAANNFTIDHLEEPSNKALVDNAQYYYISGFFLTVNPPSIMQVAATAHAKQRPFLMNLSAPFISQFYMAPLLAALPYVDIIFGNEAEAQAFAEAQQWPSGDLREIGKRLVAMEKKNPTRPRIAILTQGCDPVLLIQQDSVQEFPVTKLAAHEIVDTNGAGDAFVGGFLSQFVQGKSLDVCIRCGNYAAGHIIKNPGCTYSGEPEFVE from the exons ATGTGCGATCGTATCAGCAGTAACATTAG AGAAGGAATCCTGGTCGGATGCGGCAACCCGCTGCTAGACATCTCCGCCGTTGTTCCCCTGGACTTCCTGCAAAAGTACTCTATGAACGAGGATGATGCGATCCTGGCCGAGGACCGACACATGCCCATTTACGGGGAGCTGGTCGAAGGCTACCAGGCAGAGTTCCTGGCAGGCGGATCCGTGCAAAATTCTCTAAGGATTGCCCAATGGATTCTGCGACAACCCAGGGTGGCAGTGTTCTTCGGCTGTGTCGGCGAGGATAGGTACGCTGGTATCTTGAAGGAGAAGGCGCAAGCCGCCGGACTAGATGTCCACTACCAGGTGAAGAGGGACGTGCCCACGGGCACCTGCGCTGTACTGATCACCGGCACTCACCGATCGCTATGCGCTAATCTGGCGGCGGCCAACAACTTCACCATCGATCACCTGGAGGAGCCCAGCAACAAGGCTCTGGTGGACAACGCCCAGTACTACTACATTTCG GGCTTCTTCCTCACTGTGAACCCGCCAAGCATCATGCAGGTGGCGGCCACCGCCCACGCCAAACAGCGACCGTTCCTAATGAACCTCAGCGCACCATTCATATCGCAATTCTACATGGCACCGCTGCTGGCCGCCCTGCCTTACGTGGACATCATCTTTGGCAACGAGGCAGAGGCTCAGGCCTTCGCCGAGGCCCAGCAGTGGCCCAGCGGGGACCTGCGCGAGATTGGCAAGCGACTGGTGGCGATGGAGAAGAAAAACCCGACGCGGCCGCGCATTGCCATCCTCACGCAGGGCTGCGATCCTGTGCTGCTCATTCAGCAGGATTCGGTGCAGGAGTTCCCGGTCACGAAATTGGCGGCGCATGAGATTGTCGATACCAATGGCGCTGGGGATGCATTCGTTGGAGGTTTCCTCTCGCAGTTTGTGCAGGGCAAGTCGCTGGACGTCTGCATCAGGTGCGGAAACTATGCAGCCGGGCACATCATCAAGAATCCGGGATGCACATACTCTGGCGAACCAGAGTTTGTCGAGTAA
- the LOC120448999 gene encoding 40S ribosomal protein S12 yields MADVDVDVPSAAPVLDGAMDINTALQEVLKKSLIADGLVHGIHQACKALDKRQAVLCILAESFDEPNYKKLVTALCNEHQIPLIRVDSHKKLGEWSGLCKIDKEGKPRKVCGCSVVVIKDFGEETPALDVVKDHLRQNS; encoded by the exons ATGGCCGACGTTGATGT TGATGTTCCCTCCGCTGCCCCCGTGCTCGATGGCGCCATGGACATTAACACTGCCCTCCAGGAGGTCCTGAAGAAGTCCCTGATCGCCGATGGACTCGTCCATGGCATCCACCAGGCCTGCAAGGCCCTGGACAA GCGTCAGGCTGTCCTGTGCATCCTGGCCGAGTCCTTCGACGAGCCCAACTACAAGAAGCTGGTCACCGCCCTGTGCAACGAGCACCAGATCCCCCTGATCCGCGTGGACTCGCACAAGAAGCTGGGTGAATGGTCCGGTCTGTGCAAGATCGACAAGGAGGGCAAGCCCCGCAAGGTGTGCGGCTGCTCCGTGGTCGTGATCAAGGATTTCGGTGAGGAGACACCCGCTTTGGACGTGGTTAAGGACCATCTCAGGCAGAACAGCTAA
- the LOC120448997 gene encoding zinc finger MYND domain-containing protein 10 homolog yields MVNFVYPEEMYLFVESIRPFEVREVGSSKWLEVHEMILRLSQQAALELTQNREEEVKEFLISRDKLRVLIHEAYCVTLWKTRVLPHLLEIDPNPQATFLIYTVLYHEAALVALLDVCLYHPSGCETLQESVLDLIDYCAQAVSQVIGLVSMGYHENETKLDVDEAVLTELERQKRDFIYKIGLRCISVLNYIADNVTLFHLSAARRLLVTHDIPWLMVDVLCFRPWQRKTSKGIQKFIEEKWTNVDDVTKIVKPEAQAWFCVRQLLLNAQIMDNYAFNEARCKQLAKLLGLMHETLLDQLPPLIELKVFLSRMTLSGTTAKSQPLLLEDIPQIQEDLLKDVEESGGFYQIAQDQDAVFLSKNKENICALATRLSKAYGTDLLCELEQNLDDLKVGEEKDAEAGGDGDDADHTCATCQAKARKKCAGCKKVHYCTRDCQLKDWPQHKVVCLKN; encoded by the exons atggtgaACTTTGTGTATCCGGAGGAAATGTATCTCTTTGTGGAGAGCATTCGTCCGTTTGAGGTGCGCGAGGTGGGCAGCTCCAAGTGGCTGGAGGTGCACGAGATGATCCTCAGGCTGAGTCAGCAGGCGGCCTTGGAGCTGACCCAGAATCGCGAGGAGGAGGTGAAGGAGTTCCTCATCTCGCGCGACAAGTTGCGCGTGCTGATCCACGAAGCATATTGCGTGACCCTGTGGAAGACACGTGTTCTGCCGCATCTGCTGGAGATTGATCCCAATCCGCAGGCCACGTTCCTTATCTACACGGTGCTCTATCATGAGGCTGCTTTGGTGGCTCTGCTGGATGTGTGCCTCTACCATCCGAGTGGCTGTGAGACGCTGCAGGAGTCCGTGCTGGATTTGATTGACTATTGTGCCCAGGCCGTTTCCCAGGTCATCGGCTTGGTCAGCATGGGTTACCACGAGAATGAGACAAAGCTGGACGTGGATGAGGCAGTGCTCACGGAGCTGGAGCGCCAAAAGCGCGACTTTATCTATAAGATTGGGCTGCGCTGCATCTCAGTGCTGAATTACATAGCGGACAATGTGACATTGTTTCATCTGAGCGCCGCACGCCGTTTACTGGTGACCCATGACATTCCGTGGCTTATGGTCGATGTGCTCTGCTTTCG GCCGTGGCAGAGGAAGACCAGCAAGGGTATTCAGAAGTTCATCGAGGAGAAGTGGACCAATGTGGACGACGTCACCAAGATTGTCAAGCCAGAGGCGCAGGCCTGGTTTTGTGTGCGCCAGCTGCTCCTAAACGCCCAGATCATGGATAACTATGCATTCAACGAAGCACGCTGCAAGCAGTTGGCCAAG CTTTTGGGTCTCATGCACGAGACTTTGCTGGACCAGTTGCCACCGCTAATAGAGCTGAAGGTGTTCCTGAGCCGGATGACGCTTAGCGGCACTACGGCCAAGTCGCAGCCGCTATTGCTGGAGGACATTCCGCAGATACAGGAGGATCTGCTAAAGGATGTCGAGGAATCCGGCGGCTTCTATCAGATTGCCCAGGATCAGGACGCTGTGTTTCTCAGCAAGAACAAGGAAAACATCTGCGCTTTGGCCACTCGTCTGAGCAAAGCATACGGCACTGACTTGCTCTGTGAGCTGGAGCAGAATTTAGATGATCTTAAGGTGGGCGAAGAAAAGGATGCCGAGGCTGGTGGCGATGGAGATGATGCCGATCACACCTGCGCCACTTGCCAGGCGAAGGCCAGAAAGAAGTGCGCCGGTTGCAAGAAAGTGCACTACTGCACTCG TGATTGCCAGCTCAAGGACTGGCCGCAGCACAAGGTGGTCTGCCTTAAAAACTAA
- the LOC120448998 gene encoding uncharacterized protein LOC120448998, with translation MEYRCLSRSSVKHLTALCVISIALTCANAALWPSYSSDDAPPSRCSGGRGLKYLSGDALTDSLDCLGPNNAPYPSAAVARTFSNWNGNSRRGRQSKLPSTLDPAITTSALLRAYDEVNNEAVGSSRYGRSLKNATPAQQCKSETPARLCKTRYNTTAPMYGVSLTSGQPVTIVQKFPDLLQQVVFEVCESSECDVVRGECTQTYVPYLFLVIPLGPVTLTGQDYVLVESGCVCKPKYSTGAAQEPNMIP, from the exons ATGGAATACCGGTGCTTAAGTAGAAGTTCTGTCAAA CACCTAACGGCTCTCTGCGTCATCAGCATCGCACTCACCTGCGCAAACGCGGCATTGTGGCCAAGTTACAGCAGCGACGATGCGCCCCCCAGCCGCTGcagcggtgggcgtggcctgAAGTACCTGTCGGGTGACGCGCTGACGGACTCGCTCGATTGCCTGGGGCCCAATAATGCGCCGTATCCAAG CGCGGCCGTGGCGCGCACATTCTCCAACTGGAACGGAAACTCGCGACGTGGCCGCCAGAGCAAATTGCCCAGCACACTGGACCCCGCCATAACCACCAGTGCTCTGCTGAGGGCCTACGACGAGGTGAACAACGAGGCCGTCGGAAGCAGTCGCTATG GTCGTTCGCTGAAGAATGCCACGCCGGCGCAGCAGTGCAAGAGCGAGACGCCGGCGCGTCTCTGCAAGACGCGCTACAACACCACGGCGCCCATGTACGGAGTGAGTCTGACCTCCGGTCAGCCGGTGACCATCGTCCAGAAGTTCCCCGATCTCCTCCAGCAGGTGGTCTTCGAAGTGTGCGA ATCCTCTGAGTGCGACGTGGTGCGCGGCGAGTGTACGCAAACCTATGTGCCCTACCTGTTCCTGGTCATTCCGCTCGGCCCGGTGACGCTGACTGGACAGGATTACGTGCTGGTGGAGAGCGGATGCGTGTGCAAGCCCAAGTACTCGACGGGTGCCGCTCAGGAGCCCAACATGATACCGTAG